One genomic segment of Ricinus communis isolate WT05 ecotype wild-type chromosome 5, ASM1957865v1, whole genome shotgun sequence includes these proteins:
- the LOC8277814 gene encoding U3 small nucleolar RNA-associated protein 25 homolog isoform X5 translates to MQKPSTISIEARNEDDVSEHDQDKSDTDQEHSMDVNVQVSTSSFHVHLGSNLSEEEVQNLSNKKWEYKWEVPAFGKLNCKWVGTGECFLKDINKNSSYGLKERLYKHWLDAYKKSRGNDFYSSKQRLFFSLCNSYRDILHCNKNPFYIKGVEEDSSIKDAYIIHSLNHILSTRDLVRKNDSKMAKHQKGAEEELLTIDGFLDHGFTRPKILILLPIRSIALRVVKRLIQLTPQAYKVNVEHVERFYNEFGTQDDEDGDEFAQNVGNSKPLKSSKPSDHQALFGGNNDDNFMIGIKFTRRSIKLYSDFYSSDMIVASPVAVHGRIEEAMGNKERDFDFLSSIEVLVIDHADVIAMQNWNFLTNVLDHLNQIPSKQHGTDIMRIRKWYLDEKAKFYRQTIILGDYVNPDVYATFNHQCLNYNGKVKLVCKHKGILTKVEHQVRQIYERFDVNSIADADGARHEYFAKKVFPKIKDSTQGGIMLFVSSYFEYVKLRNYLKSQNASFCALADYTKPSDISRARLWFFEGKKKIMLYTERVHFYRRYKIRGIKNLIVYSLPDRKDFYPEMLNMIEEENHSNMTCTVLFSKFDQLRLERIVGTAHARRMATSEKNIFLFC, encoded by the exons ATGCAAAAGCCTAGTACAATTAGTATTGAAGCCAGGAATGAAGATGATGTATCAGAACATGATCAAGATAAATCAGACACAGATCAAGAGCATAGCATGGACGTCAATGTCCAAGTGTCGACCAG CTCTTTTCATGTGCATTTGGGCTCCAATTTATCAGAAGAAGAGGTTCAGAATCTGTCTAACAAAAAATGGGAATATAAATGGGAAGTGCCTGCATTTGGTAAGTTGAATTGCAAATGGGTAGGGACGGGAGAATGTTTTCTGAAG gatattaataaaaattctagtTATGGTCTGAAGGAAAGATTATATAAGCATTGGTTAGATGCTTACAAAAAATCTCGGGGCAATGATTTTTATTCGTCTAAGCAAAGACTTTTCTTCTCCCTCT GTAATAGCTACAGGGATATACTGCACTGCAATAAGAATCCCTTTTATATCAAAGGTGTGGAAGAAGACTCGAGTATCAAGGACGCATACATAATACATTCT CTAAATCACATATTATCCACCAGAGATCTTGTAAGAAAGAATGATTCAAAAATGGCTAAGCATCAAAAGGGTGCTGAGGAAGAATTACTTACTATTGATGGTTTCCTTGATCATGGGTTTACACGTCCGAAG ATTTTGATCCTATTGCCCATTAGAAGTATAGCGCTTCGAGTTGTTAAGAGGCTGATACAACTGACTCCTCAGGCTTACAAG GTTAATGTAGAACATGTTGAACGTTTCTATAATGAGTTCGGAACTCAAGACGATGAAGATGGTGATGAATTTGCCCAAAATGTTGGAAATTCAAAACCTCTGAAGTCTTCAAAACCATCTGACCATCAAGCACTTTTTGGTGGAAATAATGACGATAACTTTATGATAGGCATAAAATTTACCAg GAGGAGCATAAAGTTATACAGTGATTTCTATTCCTCAGACATGATTGTTGCTTCTCCTGTTGCTGTGCATGGG AGAATTGAGGAGGCTATGGGTAATAAGGAAAgagattttgattttctttcttctataGAG GTTCTTGTTATTGATCATGCTGATGTAATAGCAATGCAG AATTGGAACTTTCTCACTAATGTTCTTGATCATTTGAATCAAATACCTTCTAAGCAACATGGGACTGATATTATGCGCATAAGAAAATG gTATCTGGATGAAAAAGCAAAATTTTATCggcaaacaattattttaggCGATTATGTAAACCCAG ATGTTTATGCAACATTCAATCATCAATGTCTAAACTATAATGGGAAG GTAAAGTTGGTATGCAAGCATAAAGGCATTCTTACAAAGGTCGAACATCAAGTACGACAG ATATATGAGCGGTTTGATGTAAACTCGATAGCAGATGCTGATGGTGCTCGTCATGAGTACTTTGCTAAGAAG GTCTTTCCAAAGATTAAAGATTCTACTCAg GGAGGAATCATGCTCTTTGTCAGTTCTTACTTTGAATATGTTAAGCTTCGTAATTATCTGAAGTCACAGAATGCATCTTTTTGTGCACTTGCAGA CTACACAAAACCGAGCGATATATCCCGAGCGCGCCTTTGGTTTtttgaaggaaaaaagaagatcaTGCTTTATACCGAGAGAGTTCACTTCTACCGAAGATATAAG ATCCGTGGCATTAAAAATTTGATCGTCTATTCGCTTCCTGATAGGAAGGACTTCTACCCTGAG ATGCTTAACATGATTGAAGAGGAGAATCACAGTAACATGACGTGCACTGTgcttttttctaaatttgatcAACTCCGG CTAGAAAGAATTGTCGGAACTGCTCATGCAAGAAGGATGGCGACATcagaaaagaatatatttttattctgttAA